The following proteins are encoded in a genomic region of Catharus ustulatus isolate bCatUst1 chromosome 4, bCatUst1.pri.v2, whole genome shotgun sequence:
- the GSG1 gene encoding germ cell-specific gene 1 protein isoform X2 → MELLKGLPLRRTFLAVILNLLALTLSTTALLGSYWCTGTQKVPKPLCGKTKAPQCIGVPIPSEGDPSNISSEDSVHYSWETGDDRFAFRYFHTGMWLSCEESLEGTEEKCRSFIELSPPAERGILWLSLGSEMLYISLLLISFILMMVEILHTGNPVCGMKLNAFAAVSSVLSGLLGMVAHMMYSQVFQATVNLGPEDWRPHTWDYGWAFYMAWASFTCCMASAVTTLNNYTKTILEFKRNHIKGYDDSLKENPQHHQCFIQQISSYYEPKGKAFHSVSEGVDFYTDLQQKILQREPELDLDEVLGQTIGEDRC, encoded by the exons atggagctgctgaagggaCTGCCATTGCGCCGCACTTTCCTGGCTGTCATCCTGAACCTGCTGGCTCTCACCCTCTCCACCACAGCCTTGCTGGGCAGCTACTGGTGCACCGGGACGCAGAAAGTACCCAAGCCTTTGTGTGGGAAGACCAAAGCCCCTCAGTGCATCGGTGTCCCCATTCCATCTGAAGGAGATCCAAGCAACATTTCATCTGAGGACTCAGTGCACTACAGCTGGGAGACTGGAGATGACCGCTTTGCCTTCAGATACTTCCACACAGGGATGTGGCTTTCCTGTGAAGAGAGCTTGGAAGGGACAG aagagaaatgccGCAGCTTTATTGAGCTTTCACCACCAGCAGAGAGAG GAATCCTGTGGCTGTCTCTGGGTTCAGAGATGCTGTACATCAGCTTGCTGCTCATCAGCTTCATCCTCATGATGGTGGAAATTCTGCATACTGGCAATCCTGTCTGTGGGATGAAGCTCAATGCCTTTGCTGCTGTCTCCTCAGTGCTGTCAG GTCTCCTTGGGATGGTGGCACACATGATGTACAGTCAAGTCTTCCAGGCAACAGTTAATCTGGGACCAGAGGACTGGAGACCGCACACGTGGGACTATGGCTGGGCATTCTA CATGGCCTGGGCCTCCTTTACCTGCTGCATGGCCTCTGCTGTCACCACTCTCAATAACTACACCAAGACGATACTGGAGTTCAAAAGGAACCACATCAAGGGATACGATGACAGCCTCAAGGAGAACCCTCAGCACCATCAGTGCTTCATACAGCAAATAAGCAGCTACTATGAGCCCAAAGGCAAGGCCTTCCATTCAGTCTCTGAGGGAGTCGACTTCTACACtgatctgcagcagaaaatacTACAGCGGGAACCAGAGCTGGACCTGGATGAAGTCTTGGGCCAGACAATCGGGGAGGATCGCTGTTAG
- the GSG1 gene encoding germ cell-specific gene 1 protein isoform X1 — protein sequence MVEADLLVHCPGFLEMVLPCWMELLKGLPLRRTFLAVILNLLALTLSTTALLGSYWCTGTQKVPKPLCGKTKAPQCIGVPIPSEGDPSNISSEDSVHYSWETGDDRFAFRYFHTGMWLSCEESLEGTEEKCRSFIELSPPAERGILWLSLGSEMLYISLLLISFILMMVEILHTGNPVCGMKLNAFAAVSSVLSGLLGMVAHMMYSQVFQATVNLGPEDWRPHTWDYGWAFYMAWASFTCCMASAVTTLNNYTKTILEFKRNHIKGYDDSLKENPQHHQCFIQQISSYYEPKGKAFHSVSEGVDFYTDLQQKILQREPELDLDEVLGQTIGEDRC from the exons ATGGTTGAAGCTGACCTATTGGTCCACTGCCCTGGCTTTCTGGAAATGGTTCTTCCATGCTGG atggagctgctgaagggaCTGCCATTGCGCCGCACTTTCCTGGCTGTCATCCTGAACCTGCTGGCTCTCACCCTCTCCACCACAGCCTTGCTGGGCAGCTACTGGTGCACCGGGACGCAGAAAGTACCCAAGCCTTTGTGTGGGAAGACCAAAGCCCCTCAGTGCATCGGTGTCCCCATTCCATCTGAAGGAGATCCAAGCAACATTTCATCTGAGGACTCAGTGCACTACAGCTGGGAGACTGGAGATGACCGCTTTGCCTTCAGATACTTCCACACAGGGATGTGGCTTTCCTGTGAAGAGAGCTTGGAAGGGACAG aagagaaatgccGCAGCTTTATTGAGCTTTCACCACCAGCAGAGAGAG GAATCCTGTGGCTGTCTCTGGGTTCAGAGATGCTGTACATCAGCTTGCTGCTCATCAGCTTCATCCTCATGATGGTGGAAATTCTGCATACTGGCAATCCTGTCTGTGGGATGAAGCTCAATGCCTTTGCTGCTGTCTCCTCAGTGCTGTCAG GTCTCCTTGGGATGGTGGCACACATGATGTACAGTCAAGTCTTCCAGGCAACAGTTAATCTGGGACCAGAGGACTGGAGACCGCACACGTGGGACTATGGCTGGGCATTCTA CATGGCCTGGGCCTCCTTTACCTGCTGCATGGCCTCTGCTGTCACCACTCTCAATAACTACACCAAGACGATACTGGAGTTCAAAAGGAACCACATCAAGGGATACGATGACAGCCTCAAGGAGAACCCTCAGCACCATCAGTGCTTCATACAGCAAATAAGCAGCTACTATGAGCCCAAAGGCAAGGCCTTCCATTCAGTCTCTGAGGGAGTCGACTTCTACACtgatctgcagcagaaaatacTACAGCGGGAACCAGAGCTGGACCTGGATGAAGTCTTGGGCCAGACAATCGGGGAGGATCGCTGTTAG